The following proteins come from a genomic window of Corallococcus sp. NCRR:
- the gcvP gene encoding aminomethyl-transferring glycine dehydrogenase: MSLNWKYQESFAGRHIGPETPEVKQMLSTLGVDSLDAFVESTVPPVIRSPEPLRLPAGKGENEVLAQLEAIAAKNQVFRSFIGMGYSDTHVPNVILRNIFQNPGWYTQYTPYQAEIAQGRLEALLNFQTMVTDLTGMEVANASMLDEGTAAAEAMALAIHAKGDSTAAAFFVSDGCHPQTVDVVRTRAIPLGVEVVVGDHRTVDLSQKKFFGALVQYPATDGVAHDYRAFGEKVHAAGGLLVVAADLLALTLLTAPGEFGADVVVGSAQRFGVPLGYGGPHAAYFATKNAYTRVMPGRLIGVSEDSGGRPALRMALQTREQHIRREKATSNICTAQVLLAVMAGMYAVYHGPQGLKAIAERVHGLTVVLSRGLAKLGFKPKHEQFFDTLRVELTPAQVRGVLAAAEGAKMNFRRIDEKTLGLSLDETTRAKDVEDILTAFIQGANKSASPVNLDEVAEGLESPLAPELRRTSAYLTHPVFNRYHSETEMLRYVRRLEAKDLSLTHSMIPLGSCTMKLNATAEMIPVTWPQFSKLHPFAPTSQAAGYKVVFEQLEHALSQVTGFAGCSLQPNAGSQGEYAGLLVIRAYHQARGQGHRDVCLIPSSAHGTNPASAVMAGYRVVVTKCDENGNIDLNDLRAKADQHKDNLAALMVTYPSTHGVFEEEIREICSTIHERGGQVYMDGANLNAQVGLTAPGLVGADVCHINLHKTFCIPHGGGGPGMGPICVASHLVKFLPGHPVIQTGGADAIGAISAAPWGSASILLISWMYIQMMGGEGLTQATKMAILNANYVAERLQPHYPVLYRGKRGRVAHECIVDLRPLKKTAGVEVEDVAKRLMDYGFHAPTVSFPVAGTLMIEPTESESKAELDRFCDAMIAIRQEIRDVEEGRVPKDNNVLKNAPHTARTLTAPEWNRPYTREQAVFPTPWVRDNKFWPSVGRLNNVLGDRKLVCSCPPIEDYDTPEQKVA, translated from the coding sequence ATGTCCCTCAACTGGAAGTACCAGGAGTCCTTCGCCGGCCGGCACATCGGCCCGGAGACCCCTGAAGTGAAGCAGATGCTGTCCACGCTGGGCGTGGACTCGCTGGACGCCTTCGTCGAGTCCACCGTGCCGCCGGTCATCCGCTCCCCGGAGCCCCTGCGGCTGCCCGCGGGCAAGGGTGAGAACGAGGTGCTGGCGCAGCTGGAGGCCATCGCCGCGAAGAACCAGGTGTTCCGGTCCTTCATCGGCATGGGCTACAGCGACACCCACGTCCCCAACGTCATCCTGCGCAACATCTTCCAGAACCCGGGCTGGTACACCCAGTACACGCCCTACCAGGCGGAGATCGCCCAGGGCCGGTTGGAAGCGCTGCTCAACTTCCAGACGATGGTGACGGACCTCACCGGCATGGAGGTGGCCAACGCCTCCATGCTGGATGAAGGCACCGCCGCGGCGGAGGCCATGGCGCTCGCGATCCACGCCAAGGGCGACAGCACCGCCGCCGCGTTCTTCGTCTCCGACGGCTGCCACCCGCAGACGGTGGACGTGGTGCGCACGCGCGCCATCCCGCTGGGCGTGGAGGTCGTCGTGGGCGACCACCGCACGGTGGACCTGTCCCAGAAGAAGTTCTTCGGCGCGCTGGTGCAGTACCCGGCGACGGACGGCGTGGCGCACGACTACCGCGCCTTCGGTGAGAAGGTGCACGCGGCGGGCGGCCTGCTCGTCGTCGCGGCGGACCTCTTGGCCCTGACGCTGCTCACGGCGCCCGGCGAGTTCGGCGCGGACGTGGTGGTGGGCAGCGCGCAGCGCTTCGGCGTGCCGCTGGGCTACGGCGGCCCGCACGCCGCCTACTTCGCCACGAAGAACGCCTACACCCGCGTGATGCCGGGCCGCCTCATCGGCGTGTCCGAGGACTCCGGGGGCCGGCCCGCGCTGCGCATGGCGCTGCAGACGCGCGAGCAGCACATCCGCCGTGAGAAGGCCACGAGCAACATCTGCACCGCGCAGGTGCTCCTGGCCGTGATGGCCGGCATGTACGCCGTCTACCACGGGCCGCAGGGGCTCAAGGCCATCGCGGAGCGCGTGCACGGGCTCACCGTGGTGCTGTCGCGGGGCCTGGCGAAGCTGGGCTTCAAGCCGAAGCACGAGCAGTTCTTCGACACGCTGCGCGTGGAGCTGACGCCCGCGCAGGTGCGGGGCGTGCTGGCCGCCGCGGAAGGCGCGAAGATGAACTTCCGCCGCATCGACGAGAAGACGCTCGGCCTGTCGCTGGACGAGACGACGCGCGCCAAGGACGTGGAGGACATCCTCACGGCCTTCATCCAGGGCGCGAACAAGTCCGCGTCCCCGGTGAACCTGGACGAGGTCGCGGAAGGGCTGGAGAGCCCGCTCGCCCCCGAGCTGCGCCGCACGAGCGCGTACCTCACGCACCCGGTCTTCAACCGCTACCACTCCGAGACGGAGATGCTGCGGTACGTGCGCCGGCTGGAGGCGAAGGACCTGTCCCTCACGCACTCCATGATTCCGCTGGGCAGCTGCACCATGAAGCTCAACGCCACCGCGGAGATGATCCCGGTGACGTGGCCCCAGTTCAGCAAGCTGCACCCGTTCGCGCCCACCTCGCAGGCGGCCGGCTACAAGGTCGTCTTCGAGCAGTTGGAGCACGCGCTGTCGCAGGTGACGGGCTTCGCCGGGTGCTCGCTGCAGCCCAACGCGGGCAGCCAGGGTGAGTACGCGGGCCTGCTCGTGATTCGCGCCTACCACCAGGCGCGCGGGCAGGGGCACCGCGACGTGTGCCTCATCCCGTCCTCCGCGCACGGCACCAACCCCGCCTCCGCGGTGATGGCGGGCTACCGCGTCGTCGTCACCAAGTGCGACGAGAACGGCAACATCGACCTGAACGACCTGCGCGCCAAGGCGGACCAGCACAAGGACAACCTGGCCGCGCTGATGGTGACGTACCCCTCCACGCACGGCGTGTTCGAGGAGGAGATCCGCGAGATCTGCTCCACCATCCACGAGCGCGGCGGCCAGGTGTACATGGACGGCGCCAACCTCAACGCGCAGGTGGGCCTCACCGCGCCGGGCCTGGTGGGCGCGGACGTCTGCCACATCAACCTGCACAAGACGTTCTGCATCCCGCACGGCGGTGGCGGCCCGGGCATGGGCCCCATCTGCGTGGCGTCCCACCTGGTGAAGTTCCTCCCCGGGCACCCCGTCATCCAGACGGGCGGGGCGGACGCCATCGGCGCCATCTCCGCGGCGCCGTGGGGCAGCGCCAGCATCCTGCTCATCTCCTGGATGTACATCCAGATGATGGGCGGCGAAGGCCTGACGCAGGCCACGAAGATGGCCATCCTCAACGCCAACTACGTCGCGGAGCGGCTCCAGCCGCACTACCCGGTGCTCTACCGGGGCAAGCGCGGCCGGGTGGCCCACGAGTGCATCGTGGACCTGCGCCCGCTCAAGAAGACCGCGGGCGTGGAGGTGGAGGACGTGGCCAAGCGCCTCATGGACTACGGCTTCCACGCGCCCACCGTGTCGTTCCCGGTGGCGGGCACGCTGATGATCGAGCCCACGGAGTCCGAGTCCAAGGCGGAGCTGGACCGCTTCTGCGACGCGATGATCGCCATCCGCCAGGAGATCCGCGACGTGGAGGAGGGCCGCGTGCCCAAGGACAACAACGTCCTGAAGAACGCGCCGCACACCGCGCGCACGCTCACCGCGCCGGAGTGGAACCGCCCGTACACCCGCGAACAGGCCGTGTTCCCCACGCCGTGGGTCCGCGACAACAAGTTCTGGCCGTCCGTGGGGCGCCTGAACAACGTGCTCGGTGACCGCAAGCTCGTGTGCTCGTGCCCTCCCATCGAGGACTACGACACGCCCGAGCAGAAGGTCGCTTAG
- the gcvH gene encoding glycine cleavage system protein GcvH — protein MADNVPQDLKYTQEHEWARVSGKIVVVGITQHASNTLGDIVYVELPKLGAQVAAGGSFGTVESVKAVSELFAPISGKVVKVNDELVASPEDINSDPYGDGWLVEIELSDAGELGNLLDAAAYEKLIKE, from the coding sequence ATGGCCGACAACGTCCCGCAGGACCTGAAGTACACCCAGGAGCACGAGTGGGCCCGCGTCTCGGGCAAGATCGTGGTGGTGGGCATCACCCAGCACGCCTCGAACACGCTGGGCGACATCGTCTACGTGGAGCTGCCCAAGCTGGGCGCCCAGGTGGCGGCCGGCGGCTCGTTCGGCACCGTCGAGTCCGTCAAGGCCGTGTCGGAGCTGTTCGCACCCATCTCCGGCAAGGTGGTGAAGGTGAACGACGAGCTCGTGGCGTCGCCCGAGGACATCAACTCGGATCCGTACGGGGACGGGTGGCTGGTGGAGATCGAGCTCTCGGACGCCGGGGAGCTGGGCAACCTGCTGGACGCCGCCGCCTACGAGAAGCTCATCAAGGAGTAG
- the gcvT gene encoding glycine cleavage system aminomethyltransferase GcvT, translating into MTRRTPLNEAHRKLGARMVDFVGWDMPVQYSSVIAEHEAVRNAVGLFDVSHMGEIEFTGPGALETVNRLISNDLARIQDGQAVYAGLLNDLGGFVDDVVAYRFSPERILICVNSSNREKDFAWMKARAEGVTPVDRGDDYAQIAIQGPKAVGLVQRLTKSDLSQVGTYRFTEGEVAGVKSIISRTGYTGEDGFELYCASGDAVKLWDALLEAGQQDGVKPCGLGARDSLRTEMKYALYGNDIDDAHTALEAGLGWIVKLDKAGGFIGKDALVAQKAAGVPRKLVGFELTDKGIPRHGYPVLKNGERVGEVTSGTMGPTVKKSIGMAYVPAALAAEGSTFDVDIRGRAVPAVVVKTPFLKKS; encoded by the coding sequence ATGACCCGGCGTACGCCCCTCAACGAGGCCCACCGCAAGCTGGGGGCCCGCATGGTCGACTTCGTCGGCTGGGACATGCCGGTCCAGTACAGCTCCGTCATCGCCGAGCACGAGGCCGTGCGCAACGCCGTCGGCCTGTTCGACGTCTCCCACATGGGGGAGATCGAGTTCACCGGCCCGGGCGCCCTGGAGACCGTGAACCGGCTCATCTCCAACGACCTCGCGCGCATCCAGGACGGCCAGGCCGTCTACGCGGGCCTGCTCAACGACCTGGGCGGTTTCGTGGACGACGTCGTCGCCTACCGCTTCAGCCCCGAGCGCATCCTCATCTGCGTCAACTCCAGCAACCGCGAGAAGGACTTCGCCTGGATGAAGGCGCGCGCGGAGGGCGTCACCCCGGTGGACCGCGGGGACGACTACGCGCAGATCGCCATCCAGGGCCCCAAGGCCGTGGGGCTGGTGCAGCGGCTGACGAAGTCGGACCTGTCCCAGGTGGGCACCTACCGCTTCACCGAAGGGGAGGTGGCCGGCGTGAAGTCCATCATCTCCCGCACGGGCTATACCGGCGAGGACGGCTTCGAGCTGTACTGCGCCTCCGGCGACGCCGTGAAGCTCTGGGACGCGCTCCTGGAGGCCGGGCAGCAGGACGGCGTGAAGCCCTGCGGCCTGGGCGCGCGCGACTCGCTGCGCACGGAGATGAAGTACGCGCTGTACGGCAACGACATCGACGATGCGCACACCGCCCTGGAGGCGGGCCTGGGGTGGATCGTCAAGCTGGACAAGGCGGGCGGCTTCATCGGCAAGGACGCGCTCGTCGCGCAGAAGGCCGCGGGCGTGCCGCGCAAGCTCGTGGGCTTCGAGCTCACCGACAAGGGCATCCCCCGCCACGGCTACCCCGTCCTCAAGAACGGCGAGCGCGTGGGCGAGGTCACGAGCGGCACCATGGGCCCCACGGTGAAGAAGTCCATCGGCATGGCCTACGTGCCGGCGGCCCTCGCCGCCGAGGGCTCCACCTTCGACGTGGACATCCGCGGCCGCGCCGTGCCCGCCGTCGTCGTGAAGACCCCCTTCCTCAAGAAGTCCTGA
- the metF gene encoding methylenetetrahydrofolate reductase [NAD(P)H], which translates to MKIRNCLNPSKPSFSFEFFPPKTDAGVASLLRTVEELAPLDPGFVSVTYGAGGSTRDRTVDLVTHIKQKTGIEAMAHLTCVGHTRDELRDVLRRLDAAGIENVLLLRGDPPQGQTTFEPVPGGFRYAEELVRFVREEDFNFCLGGACYPEGHVETASREDDLKHLKAKVDAGMDFVVTQLFFDNAFYFDFVERARRMGINVPIVPGIMPITNYEQVQRFTRMCGATVPMRLALQMERVKDQPDAVVQLGVAHATVQCMELLARGVPGIHFYTLNKSPATRMIVGALKGRS; encoded by the coding sequence ATGAAGATTCGCAACTGTCTCAACCCCTCCAAGCCGAGCTTCTCCTTCGAGTTTTTTCCTCCCAAGACGGACGCGGGCGTGGCCTCGCTCCTGCGCACGGTGGAGGAGCTTGCGCCGCTGGACCCGGGGTTCGTGTCGGTGACGTACGGGGCGGGCGGGAGCACGCGCGACCGGACGGTGGACCTGGTCACGCACATCAAGCAGAAGACCGGCATCGAGGCGATGGCGCACCTGACGTGCGTGGGACACACCCGCGACGAGCTTCGTGACGTGCTGCGCCGGCTCGACGCGGCAGGCATCGAGAACGTGCTCCTCCTGCGCGGGGACCCGCCGCAGGGGCAGACGACGTTCGAGCCGGTGCCCGGGGGCTTCCGCTACGCGGAGGAGCTGGTCCGATTCGTCCGAGAAGAGGATTTCAACTTCTGCCTGGGGGGTGCGTGCTATCCGGAGGGGCACGTGGAGACGGCGTCGCGCGAGGACGACCTCAAGCACCTGAAGGCCAAGGTGGATGCGGGGATGGACTTCGTGGTGACGCAGCTCTTCTTCGACAACGCCTTCTATTTCGACTTCGTGGAGCGGGCGCGGCGGATGGGCATCAACGTCCCCATCGTTCCCGGCATCATGCCCATCACCAACTACGAGCAGGTCCAGCGCTTCACGCGCATGTGCGGCGCGACGGTGCCCATGCGTCTGGCGTTGCAGATGGAGCGCGTGAAGGATCAGCCGGACGCCGTCGTGCAGCTGGGCGTGGCGCACGCCACGGTGCAGTGCATGGAGCTGCTCGCGCGCGGCGTGCCGGGCATCCACTTCTACACGCTGAACAAGTCTCCCGCGACGCGGATGATCGTGGGCGCGCTGAAGGGGCGGTCATGA
- a CDS encoding ADP-ribosylglycohydrolase family protein, which translates to MVSREERIAGGVYGLLIGDALGVPYEFHRPEQIPAPEAIEYDPPPGFNRAHDRVPPGTWSDDGAHALCLLDSLTYQKRLDCEDLGRRLVNWQDWGYLAVDGDVFDVGIQTSTALRRLRDGTPAMLAGPNGTMDNGNGSLMRVLPLALWHKGKDAALVSDAMAQSRVTHGHVRAQVCCALYCLWARRILEGAADPWADAVATFRDLYVEGFPQREELEAHIRPDDPAPGTGGGYVVDCLRSARACVANGKTYEEIVKSAIRLGHDTDTTACVAGGIAGLIFGVNGIPHRWRSQLRGEELVAPLLTRLLAATRG; encoded by the coding sequence ATGGTGAGTCGCGAGGAGCGCATTGCGGGAGGGGTGTATGGATTGCTCATTGGCGATGCGCTCGGGGTGCCCTACGAGTTCCATCGGCCGGAGCAAATCCCAGCTCCGGAGGCCATCGAGTACGACCCGCCGCCGGGCTTCAACCGCGCGCATGACAGGGTCCCCCCGGGCACCTGGTCGGACGATGGCGCCCATGCGCTGTGCCTCCTGGACTCGCTGACGTATCAGAAGCGGCTCGACTGCGAGGACCTGGGCCGGCGGCTGGTGAACTGGCAGGACTGGGGTTACCTCGCCGTGGACGGCGACGTGTTCGACGTGGGCATCCAGACCAGCACTGCCCTGCGCCGGTTGCGTGACGGCACGCCGGCGATGCTCGCGGGCCCCAACGGCACGATGGACAATGGCAATGGCTCACTGATGCGTGTGTTGCCATTGGCCCTGTGGCACAAGGGCAAGGACGCGGCGCTCGTATCGGATGCCATGGCGCAGTCTCGCGTCACGCATGGCCATGTGCGCGCCCAGGTTTGCTGCGCGCTGTACTGCCTTTGGGCCCGCCGCATTCTGGAAGGCGCGGCGGACCCCTGGGCCGACGCCGTGGCCACGTTCCGCGACCTGTACGTGGAGGGCTTCCCACAGCGGGAAGAACTGGAAGCCCACATCCGCCCGGATGACCCGGCACCGGGGACGGGCGGAGGCTATGTCGTGGATTGCCTGCGCTCCGCACGGGCCTGCGTCGCGAACGGGAAGACCTACGAAGAGATCGTCAAATCCGCCATCCGGCTGGGCCACGACACGGACACCACGGCCTGCGTGGCGGGCGGCATCGCGGGACTCATCTTCGGCGTGAACGGCATTCCGCACCGCTGGCGTTCCCAGCTACGCGGCGAGGAACTGGTGGCGCCGCTCCTGACGCGGCTCCTGGCCGCGACTCGCGGATGA
- a CDS encoding serine/threonine-protein kinase gives MHERYEEELRVAQARGVVSPEEAEALLAEGRRAGRDPLARLVEDGVISEETLAAIRATARDEVTPHVPPPAPLEQARETPPQADGTTFTRHPSPEAAQPPAQEPAFPVPGWERYQPVRFLGQGGMGRVYLAYDPLLRRHVALKFVRGEDPELVRRFGAEAQAQARVEHERVCKVYEVGEVRGQPFIAMQYIQGRPLLEVARELSVEQTVKVVQQATEGVHAAHRAGLIHRDIKPSNILVERGEDGQWKPYVMDFGLARDWQREHTVTGTVLGTVHYMAPEQARGDVHQLDRRADVYSLGATLYVLLTGKTPIPGNNNLEVLAKLATQDPRPLRELNKNVPSDLEAIVLKCLEREPAARYDSARALSEDLERFLNGEPVKARAVGHWYRLRKRARKHRALVAMASVTLVLVCLAMGQVVLTRRHLGMRENLARRFAELSSEVEYNARLMTISRLHDTSAERQLLREKLKDIEREMQAGGEPALGPGHYALGKGWLDLGEPARAREHLEAAWQSGFQQPRVASAMSLALGQLYNLQLRGEQLAGDQLLGAPAPEQLKARRDELARRYRDPALFWLRQSQDALVLPAEYMSALLAFYEERSDEALLRLDALGQRLPWFYEALKLRGDILFRRAMVRWDGGGRTPEERALVQADLEAARRSYVQVADTAQSWPEAHYALAAVEVEAISMDLYDAQARAEHARRAFEHLARALKAAPDHAPSWALQATLHRNLARLGPATDAEASLRKATDSARRALELAPSNLLARKELGMDLWALAAHRQSQGLDPREALAKALEVLESVAPADRDYYIHHALALTFMTWADHEEQLHLDARDHRDRAIEAFQKVLGLAGRYQAAWNNLAAQYYQRASAPGALTVDEDLGQAEQALKKSLALNPRSVAAHFQTGRLQLFRAQRLRDRDADPRPALAAVREACRLGLAINPRIENFSFLEGLAFMDEARDAWERGESPLPLIEQARHSFERARSVAPESADAYNNLSHLHATGAVYQQALGQDPSPSLQAAVQASREALKRAPEQCLALSNLGRALRLQATALMDTRRDPGVPLSKALGALQQAIAHAPGDKDATLYLAEAQALRARWRKADRDFEEAARTYQSALSLSGGSLDFRLALAHFYREWAAWRQQSGLDASGLIEQGLLRVGEVLEARPSWAEAQALRANLQLLQNPFRAESVR, from the coding sequence ATGCATGAGAGGTACGAGGAAGAGCTGCGCGTCGCGCAAGCCCGGGGAGTGGTGTCCCCCGAGGAGGCCGAAGCGCTGCTCGCGGAGGGTCGGCGCGCGGGACGCGACCCTCTGGCGCGCCTCGTGGAGGACGGCGTGATCTCCGAGGAGACACTCGCCGCGATCCGGGCCACGGCGCGCGATGAGGTGACGCCTCATGTCCCGCCTCCCGCCCCCCTGGAGCAGGCGAGGGAAACGCCTCCGCAGGCCGACGGCACCACCTTCACCCGCCACCCCAGCCCCGAGGCGGCGCAGCCTCCGGCGCAAGAGCCGGCCTTCCCCGTCCCGGGCTGGGAGCGGTACCAGCCCGTGCGCTTCCTGGGACAGGGCGGCATGGGCCGGGTCTATCTGGCGTACGACCCGCTGCTGCGGCGCCACGTCGCGCTCAAGTTCGTGCGGGGCGAGGACCCCGAGCTCGTGCGCCGCTTCGGCGCCGAGGCCCAGGCCCAGGCCCGCGTGGAACATGAGAGGGTTTGCAAGGTGTATGAAGTGGGCGAGGTCCGGGGCCAGCCCTTCATCGCCATGCAGTACATCCAGGGACGGCCCCTGCTGGAGGTGGCCCGGGAGCTCTCCGTGGAGCAGACGGTGAAGGTGGTGCAGCAGGCCACCGAGGGCGTGCACGCGGCCCACCGCGCCGGACTCATCCACCGTGACATCAAGCCCTCCAACATCCTCGTCGAGCGCGGCGAGGATGGGCAGTGGAAGCCCTACGTCATGGACTTCGGGCTGGCGCGTGACTGGCAGCGGGAGCACACCGTCACCGGCACGGTCCTGGGCACCGTGCATTACATGGCCCCCGAGCAGGCCCGCGGCGATGTGCATCAACTGGACAGGCGCGCGGATGTCTACAGCCTCGGCGCCACGCTCTATGTCCTGCTCACGGGCAAGACGCCCATCCCGGGGAACAACAACCTGGAGGTGCTCGCGAAGCTGGCCACGCAGGATCCGCGCCCGCTGCGCGAGCTGAACAAGAACGTCCCCTCGGACCTGGAGGCCATCGTCCTCAAGTGCCTGGAGCGCGAACCCGCGGCTCGGTACGACTCGGCGCGGGCGCTGTCCGAGGACCTGGAGCGATTCCTCAACGGGGAGCCCGTGAAGGCCCGCGCGGTGGGCCACTGGTACCGGCTGCGCAAGCGGGCTCGCAAGCACCGGGCGCTCGTCGCCATGGCCTCGGTGACGCTGGTGCTGGTGTGTCTGGCCATGGGCCAGGTGGTGCTCACCCGCCGGCACCTGGGCATGCGCGAGAACCTGGCGCGCCGCTTCGCCGAGCTGTCGTCGGAGGTCGAATACAACGCCCGGCTCATGACCATCAGCCGCCTGCACGACACGAGCGCCGAGCGGCAGCTCCTGCGTGAGAAGCTGAAGGACATTGAACGGGAGATGCAGGCGGGCGGCGAGCCGGCCCTGGGCCCCGGGCACTATGCGCTGGGAAAGGGCTGGCTGGATCTGGGCGAGCCCGCCAGGGCCCGCGAACACCTGGAGGCCGCCTGGCAGTCTGGCTTCCAGCAGCCGCGCGTCGCCTCCGCGATGAGCCTGGCCCTGGGCCAGCTCTACAACCTCCAACTGCGCGGCGAACAGCTCGCGGGGGATCAGCTGCTGGGCGCACCCGCGCCGGAGCAGCTCAAGGCCCGCCGCGACGAGCTGGCGCGGCGGTACCGGGACCCGGCGCTCTTCTGGCTGCGCCAGAGCCAGGACGCGCTCGTCCTTCCCGCCGAGTACATGTCCGCGCTCCTGGCCTTCTACGAGGAGCGCTCCGACGAGGCCCTGCTCCGGCTCGACGCGCTCGGCCAGCGGCTGCCCTGGTTCTACGAAGCCCTCAAGCTGCGGGGCGACATCCTCTTCCGGCGCGCGATGGTGCGTTGGGATGGCGGCGGACGCACGCCGGAGGAGCGCGCACTGGTCCAGGCCGACCTGGAAGCAGCCCGCCGGAGCTACGTCCAGGTCGCGGACACCGCCCAGAGCTGGCCCGAGGCGCACTACGCGCTCGCCGCCGTGGAGGTGGAGGCGATCTCCATGGACCTCTACGACGCGCAGGCGCGCGCGGAGCATGCCCGGCGCGCGTTCGAGCACCTCGCGCGCGCACTCAAGGCCGCGCCGGACCATGCCCCGTCCTGGGCCCTGCAGGCCACGCTCCACCGGAACCTCGCCCGCCTGGGGCCGGCCACCGACGCGGAGGCGTCGCTGCGCAAGGCGACGGACTCGGCCCGACGCGCCCTGGAGCTCGCCCCCTCGAACCTGCTGGCGCGCAAGGAGCTGGGCATGGACCTCTGGGCCCTGGCCGCGCATCGCCAGTCACAGGGGTTGGATCCGCGCGAGGCGCTCGCGAAGGCCCTCGAAGTCCTGGAGAGCGTCGCCCCCGCGGACCGGGACTATTACATCCACCATGCGCTGGCCCTCACGTTCATGACCTGGGCGGACCACGAGGAGCAGCTCCACCTGGACGCCCGGGACCACCGCGACAGGGCCATTGAAGCCTTTCAGAAGGTGCTCGGTCTCGCGGGCCGATACCAGGCGGCATGGAACAACCTGGCCGCGCAGTACTACCAGCGCGCCTCGGCCCCGGGTGCGCTCACGGTGGACGAGGATCTGGGCCAGGCCGAGCAGGCGCTGAAGAAGAGCCTGGCGCTCAATCCCCGGAGCGTGGCGGCCCACTTCCAGACCGGCCGGCTCCAGCTGTTCCGGGCCCAGCGCCTGCGTGACAGGGACGCGGATCCGCGCCCGGCGTTGGCGGCGGTGCGCGAAGCCTGCCGGTTGGGATTGGCCATCAACCCCCGGATCGAGAACTTCTCCTTCCTCGAAGGTCTGGCGTTCATGGACGAGGCCCGGGACGCCTGGGAACGCGGCGAGTCTCCCCTCCCCCTGATTGAGCAGGCGCGGCACTCCTTCGAGAGGGCCCGCTCCGTGGCGCCCGAGAGCGCCGACGCCTACAACAACCTCTCGCACCTGCATGCGACGGGCGCCGTGTATCAGCAAGCGCTGGGGCAGGACCCATCGCCGAGCCTTCAGGCCGCGGTGCAGGCGTCCCGAGAGGCCCTGAAGCGAGCCCCCGAGCAGTGCCTCGCCCTGAGCAACCTGGGACGTGCCCTGCGCCTCCAGGCAACGGCCTTGATGGACACCCGGAGGGACCCGGGCGTCCCCCTGTCCAAGGCCCTGGGGGCCCTTCAACAGGCCATCGCGCATGCCCCCGGCGACAAGGACGCCACGCTCTATCTGGCGGAGGCCCAGGCGCTCCGGGCCCGTTGGCGGAAGGCGGACAGGGATTTCGAGGAGGCGGCTCGAACGTATCAGTCGGCCCTCTCACTGAGCGGTGGCTCCCTGGACTTCCGCCTGGCGCTGGCCCACTTCTATCGGGAATGGGCCGCGTGGAGGCAGCAGTCCGGTCTGGACGCGAGCGGTCTCATCGAACAGGGACTGCTGCGGGTGGGTGAGGTCCTGGAGGCCCGCCCCTCCTGGGCCGAGGCCCAGGCCCTGCGGGCGAATCTTCAGCTGCTCCAGAACCCATTCCGCGCGGAGTCGGTCCGGTAA